A genomic segment from Lutibacter sp. A80 encodes:
- a CDS encoding DEAD/DEAH box helicase family protein: MLLNEKNNLIFNNFIGFKFTWRSYQKLFLDNFETHFVDNHLHVIAPPGAGKTILGIEMLRRINKKTLVLTPTLTIKHQWQEKFKTFFDVENKFVNYSDNLKELSDLNFSTYQGVFSLRKDFETSEDFINYFKNNGIEVLVLDEAHHLKQEWWRVLFELKQYANLAIIALTATPPIDSSPLELNRYFSLCGEVDDEISIPDLVKERALCPHQDFIYFSKPNDVEIEYIVTFRKRIATFIQFLKEDEKFINFLKTHAFYKFPKQYIEEIYNDPSYYSSILIFLNECGELISQEKLQFLGFEKNETIEFPVLDLNWIAILLQKILFEYRTSLEYFEESLSLIEKDLKKVGGIHNKKVNLLANQKIFKKITNSTNKLQSIVSIVKFEKEQLKGDLRLVILTDFIRKEFLGLNENYTKQINKIGVIPIFNYLKKYIEDTSSIAVLSGSIIILNKSCLEKLSDAISPEDFHTKSIDNSNNFVELVVSKSYRNTIVAVITQLFEKGVIKILIGTKSLLGEGWDAPSINSLILASNIGSFASSNQMRGRAIRVKQANKTGHIWHLASIDTTHVNGGEDINKLTQRFEAFTGLSVIGTTIKNGIKRLNIPSNFYNLDLDELNKKTFNKAKNRTDLIKDWDTAIAKGYNIKKIVKVDYLTTPAFKKGKKAVYTKLSKNGFIELGLGFLYFTTEYITNNLVNLLRGNFLIVLKYFIVSLFIVFLPRTLKVIRLYYVLGNVDKLVSKIGKAVLQTMLQSNLIKTDFNTIQIEVVKDKKGAISCSLIGASYFENSLFVTSLNEILQPIKNPRYIISRKNWMKDKIGIYNMHSVPNIFDSNKKSATLFYKNWKKYVGKSELLYSRSLEGKKLLLKAKIQNLKYISENDKNTSKTEVLWK, encoded by the coding sequence ATGTTATTGAACGAAAAAAATAACCTAATTTTTAATAATTTTATAGGTTTTAAATTTACGTGGAGATCTTACCAAAAACTTTTTTTAGATAATTTTGAAACACATTTTGTAGATAATCATTTGCATGTTATTGCTCCTCCTGGAGCAGGAAAAACTATTCTTGGTATAGAAATGTTACGGCGTATAAATAAAAAAACGCTAGTGTTAACACCTACATTAACCATTAAACACCAATGGCAAGAGAAATTTAAAACTTTTTTTGATGTTGAAAATAAGTTTGTTAATTATTCTGATAATTTAAAAGAATTATCAGATTTAAATTTTAGTACTTATCAAGGTGTATTTTCGTTACGTAAAGATTTTGAAACTTCTGAAGACTTTATTAACTATTTTAAAAATAATGGTATTGAAGTGTTAGTTTTAGATGAAGCACATCATTTAAAACAAGAGTGGTGGAGAGTGCTTTTCGAGCTTAAGCAATATGCTAATTTAGCAATAATAGCACTCACAGCAACTCCTCCAATAGATAGTTCACCCTTGGAGCTTAACAGATATTTTAGTTTATGTGGAGAGGTAGACGATGAAATTTCAATACCAGATTTGGTAAAAGAAAGAGCATTATGTCCACACCAAGATTTTATTTATTTTTCAAAACCAAACGATGTTGAAATTGAATACATTGTTACTTTTAGAAAACGTATAGCAACATTTATCCAGTTTTTAAAAGAAGATGAAAAATTTATTAATTTTTTAAAAACACATGCTTTTTATAAGTTTCCTAAACAATATATTGAAGAAATTTATAATGATCCTTCATACTATTCATCTATTTTAATTTTTTTAAACGAATGTGGAGAGCTAATTTCACAAGAAAAATTACAGTTTTTAGGTTTTGAAAAAAATGAAACTATTGAGTTTCCAGTTTTAGATTTAAATTGGATAGCAATTTTATTACAAAAAATATTATTTGAATATAGAACCTCTTTAGAGTATTTCGAAGAGTCTTTAAGTTTAATTGAGAAAGATTTAAAAAAAGTAGGAGGAATTCATAATAAAAAAGTAAACTTATTAGCCAATCAAAAAATTTTTAAAAAAATAACAAATAGTACCAATAAATTACAAAGTATTGTCTCTATTGTGAAATTTGAAAAAGAACAGCTTAAAGGAGATTTAAGGTTGGTTATTTTAACGGATTTTATTAGAAAAGAATTTTTAGGTTTAAATGAAAATTATACCAAGCAAATTAATAAAATTGGAGTGATACCAATTTTTAATTATCTAAAAAAATATATTGAAGATACTTCTTCAATTGCTGTATTATCTGGATCTATTATTATTTTAAATAAGAGTTGTCTAGAAAAATTAAGTGATGCTATTTCACCTGAAGACTTTCATACAAAAAGTATAGATAATTCAAATAACTTTGTGGAACTTGTGGTAAGTAAGTCCTATAGAAATACAATTGTAGCAGTAATTACTCAGTTGTTTGAAAAAGGAGTTATAAAAATTTTAATTGGTACAAAATCTTTATTAGGAGAAGGATGGGATGCTCCTTCAATAAATTCATTAATTTTAGCTTCAAATATTGGTTCTTTTGCTTCATCTAATCAAATGAGAGGTAGGGCAATAAGGGTAAAACAAGCCAATAAAACTGGTCATATTTGGCATTTAGCAAGTATAGATACTACTCACGTAAATGGTGGTGAAGATATAAATAAACTTACTCAAAGATTTGAAGCTTTTACAGGTTTAAGTGTAATAGGAACTACTATTAAAAATGGAATTAAAAGGCTAAATATTCCTTCAAATTTTTATAATCTAGATTTAGATGAATTAAATAAAAAAACGTTTAATAAAGCTAAAAATAGAACGGATTTAATTAAAGATTGGGATACAGCTATTGCAAAAGGTTATAATATTAAAAAAATTGTAAAAGTTGATTATTTAACAACACCAGCTTTTAAGAAAGGTAAAAAAGCAGTTTATACTAAATTATCTAAAAATGGATTTATTGAATTGGGACTTGGTTTTTTATATTTTACAACTGAATACATAACCAATAATCTTGTTAACTTATTAAGAGGTAATTTTTTAATTGTATTAAAATATTTTATAGTAAGTTTATTTATTGTGTTTCTACCAAGAACATTAAAAGTAATTAGACTGTATTATGTTTTAGGAAATGTAGATAAGCTAGTTAGTAAAATTGGGAAAGCAGTTTTACAAACTATGTTACAATCAAATTTAATAAAAACAGATTTTAACACCATTCAAATTGAAGTTGTTAAAGATAAAAAAGGAGCAATTAGTTGTTCGTTAATTGGGGCGTCTTATTTTGAAAATTCACTTTTTGTAACAAGTTTAAATGAAATATTACAACCAATAAAAAATCCTAGATATATTATTTCACGAAAAAATTGGATGAAGGATAAAATAGGAATTTACAATATGCATTCAGTGCCAAATATTTTCGATTCTAATAAAAAATCAGCTACATTGTTTTATAAAAATTGGAAAAAGTATGTTGGAAAATCAGAGTTGCTTTATTCTAGAAGTTTAGAAGGAAAAAAATTATTGTTAAAAGCAAAAATTCAAAATCTAAAATATATTTCAGAAAACGATAAAAACACCTCTAAAACAGAGGTGCTTTGGAAGTAA
- a CDS encoding bifunctional 3-deoxy-7-phosphoheptulonate synthase/chorismate mutase type II, whose translation MEITKENRKWLDNMGLDHPIVIAGPCSAETEEQVLKTAHLLKDTDTNVFRAGIWKPRTRPGGFEGVGGIGLPWLQRVREETGMKITTEVGNANHVELALKADVDILWIGARTTVNPFAVQEIADALKGVDKPVLVKNPVNPDLALWLGGVERFQANGISQLGVIHRGFSAYNTGHYRNKPKWHIAIELKKEFPDLPIILDPSHICGRRDTLLDVSQTALDLNFDGFMIETHIDPDNAWSDAAQQITPARLDEITKDLKIRKKNSSKESFQSKLNLFRKELDLIDGNIIDILSDRMGVAEEIGKLKHKENVAILQSGRWSDILSAMIETGTSKGLSKEFVEEVFKAIHVESINIQRNIK comes from the coding sequence ATGGAAATTACAAAAGAAAACAGAAAGTGGTTAGATAACATGGGGTTAGATCATCCAATTGTTATTGCAGGACCTTGTAGTGCTGAAACTGAAGAACAAGTTTTAAAAACAGCTCATTTATTAAAAGATACAGATACAAATGTGTTTAGAGCTGGTATTTGGAAACCAAGAACAAGACCAGGAGGTTTTGAAGGTGTTGGGGGTATTGGTTTGCCATGGTTACAACGCGTTCGTGAAGAAACAGGTATGAAAATTACAACTGAAGTTGGAAATGCAAATCACGTAGAATTAGCTTTAAAAGCAGATGTAGATATTTTATGGATTGGAGCTAGAACTACTGTTAACCCATTTGCCGTTCAAGAAATTGCAGATGCATTAAAAGGTGTTGATAAACCAGTATTGGTAAAAAATCCAGTGAATCCAGATTTAGCTTTATGGTTAGGTGGAGTTGAACGTTTTCAAGCAAATGGAATTTCACAATTAGGTGTAATTCACCGTGGATTTTCGGCATACAATACAGGTCATTACAGAAATAAACCAAAATGGCATATTGCAATTGAATTGAAAAAAGAATTCCCAGATTTACCAATTATTCTTGATCCATCACATATTTGTGGTAGAAGAGATACTCTTTTAGATGTTTCTCAAACTGCATTGGATTTAAATTTTGATGGATTTATGATTGAAACTCATATTGATCCAGACAATGCTTGGAGTGATGCAGCTCAACAAATTACACCTGCAAGATTGGATGAAATTACAAAAGATTTAAAAATCCGTAAGAAAAATAGTTCGAAAGAAAGTTTCCAAAGTAAATTGAATTTATTCCGTAAAGAATTAGATTTAATTGATGGTAATATTATTGATATTTTAAGCGATAGAATGGGTGTTGCTGAAGAAATTGGAAAATTAAAGCATAAAGAAAATGTTGCTATTTTACAAAGTGGAAGATGGTCAGATATTTTATCGGCTATGATAGAAACTGGAACTAGCAAAGGCTTAAGTAAAGAATTTGTAGAGGAAGTTTTTAAAGCAATACATGTTGAATCTATAAATATTCAACGTAATATAAAATAA
- a CDS encoding prephenate dehydrogenase, with product MEKLVVIGLGLIGGSLALDLKKRGNYKVYGVDQNPEHVKAALKFGVIDEEINFSEIADAAVVIIAVPVNIIPKITKQVLDIISDKTLVFDVGSVKNEICKAVENHKNRKNFVAAHPLAGTEFSGPEAAILNLFDHKVNIICEADKTDWKILDKAISLFKLLDMRIKMMQPVEHDRHIAYVSHLSHISSFMLGKTVLQIEKNEQAIFDMASTGFASTVRLAKSNANTWAPIFLENKENVIRSLDEYIKNLTEFKSLIEHADDDGLRVTMNDTNYIKSILNGIQEND from the coding sequence ATGGAAAAGTTAGTAGTTATTGGTTTAGGTTTAATAGGCGGTTCTTTAGCTTTGGATTTGAAAAAGAGAGGAAATTACAAAGTCTATGGAGTAGATCAAAATCCTGAACATGTAAAAGCAGCACTAAAATTTGGAGTAATTGATGAGGAAATTAATTTTTCTGAAATTGCTGATGCAGCTGTGGTAATTATTGCAGTACCAGTTAATATTATTCCAAAAATTACAAAACAAGTATTGGATATTATATCTGATAAAACGTTGGTTTTTGATGTTGGTTCTGTAAAAAATGAAATTTGTAAGGCAGTAGAAAATCATAAAAATCGTAAAAACTTTGTAGCGGCACACCCGCTTGCAGGAACAGAGTTTTCAGGTCCCGAAGCTGCTATTTTAAATTTGTTTGATCATAAAGTAAATATTATTTGTGAAGCAGATAAAACAGATTGGAAAATTTTAGATAAAGCAATAAGTTTATTTAAACTTTTAGATATGCGTATTAAAATGATGCAACCAGTAGAACATGATAGACATATTGCGTATGTTTCTCACCTATCGCATATTAGTTCTTTTATGTTAGGGAAAACAGTATTGCAAATTGAAAAAAATGAACAAGCAATTTTTGATATGGCTAGTACAGGTTTTGCATCTACAGTGCGTTTAGCAAAAAGTAATGCAAATACTTGGGCACCAATTTTTTTAGAAAATAAAGAAAATGTTATTAGATCTCTAGACGAGTATATTAAAAATTTAACTGAATTTAAATCTTTAATAGAACATGCAGATGACGATGGATTAAGAGTAACTATGAACGATACAAATTATATAAAATCAATTTTAAACGGAATTCAAGAAAACGACTAA
- a CDS encoding GH3 auxin-responsive promoter family protein yields MPFQIVNSIISWFLKKRKHQMELFLKYPIDVQHELLFKLLNKAQNTEIGIKYDFSKIDTYKDFTKNVPIQQYESIEPLIDRTRKGEQNIFWPTHIRWFAKSSGTTNAKSKFIPVSDEALENCHFKAGKDMLCLYFNNNEEAQLFTGKGLRLGGSSAVYEDNDTYFGDLSAIIIENMPFWADFRSAPKQETALMEEWETKLNAIVKETINEDITSLVGVPSWMLVLLNRVLEKTGKDNILEVWPNLEVYFHGGVNFNPYREQFKKLIPKKDFKYYETYNASEGFFAIQDVNDSLDMLLMLDYGIFYEFIPMHAFNGEDSEAIPLEQVELNTNYAIVITTNGGLWRYLIGDTVKFTSLNPYRIRITGRTKHFINVFGEELIVENAEEALKQACLKTNAEISEYTAAPVFMDNKKSGRHEWIIEFKKLPEDIDYFTEILDNTIKAINSDYEAKRYHDLTLEMPKVNVAPEGLFYNWLKLKGKLGGQHKIPRLSNSRKHLEELLELELVN; encoded by the coding sequence ATGCCATTTCAAATAGTAAATTCAATAATATCTTGGTTCTTAAAAAAAAGAAAACATCAAATGGAGTTATTTTTAAAATATCCTATAGATGTACAACATGAATTATTGTTTAAATTATTAAATAAAGCTCAAAATACAGAAATAGGAATTAAATATGACTTTTCGAAAATAGACACTTACAAAGATTTTACAAAAAATGTACCAATTCAACAATACGAATCTATAGAACCTTTAATAGATCGTACTAGAAAAGGTGAACAAAATATTTTTTGGCCTACACATATTAGATGGTTTGCAAAATCTAGTGGAACAACAAATGCTAAAAGTAAATTTATTCCCGTAAGCGATGAAGCTTTAGAAAACTGCCATTTTAAAGCAGGAAAAGATATGCTTTGTTTGTATTTTAACAATAATGAAGAAGCTCAACTTTTTACTGGTAAAGGCTTACGTTTAGGAGGAAGCAGTGCTGTATATGAAGATAATGACACGTATTTTGGTGATTTATCTGCTATAATTATTGAAAACATGCCATTTTGGGCAGATTTTAGAAGTGCACCTAAACAAGAAACTGCTTTAATGGAAGAATGGGAAACCAAATTAAATGCAATTGTTAAAGAAACTATTAACGAAGATATTACAAGTTTAGTAGGTGTTCCTTCTTGGATGCTGGTTTTATTAAACAGAGTTTTAGAAAAAACAGGAAAAGATAATATTCTAGAAGTTTGGCCAAATTTAGAAGTATATTTTCATGGCGGTGTAAATTTCAATCCATACAGAGAACAATTTAAAAAACTAATACCAAAAAAAGATTTTAAATATTACGAAACCTACAATGCTTCTGAAGGATTTTTTGCAATTCAAGATGTAAATGATTCTTTAGACATGTTATTAATGCTCGATTATGGAATTTTTTATGAATTTATTCCTATGCACGCATTTAATGGTGAAGATTCTGAAGCTATTCCGCTTGAACAAGTAGAATTAAATACCAATTACGCCATTGTTATTACTACCAATGGTGGCTTATGGCGCTACTTAATTGGTGATACTGTAAAGTTTACATCATTAAACCCTTATAGAATTCGAATAACCGGACGCACAAAACACTTTATCAATGTTTTTGGTGAAGAATTAATTGTAGAAAATGCTGAAGAAGCATTAAAACAAGCTTGCTTAAAAACAAATGCTGAAATTTCTGAATACACTGCTGCACCTGTTTTTATGGATAACAAAAAAAGTGGTAGACACGAATGGATTATTGAATTTAAAAAACTTCCAGAAGATATCGATTATTTTACAGAAATACTTGATAACACAATTAAAGCTATAAATTCAGATTATGAAGCTAAAAGGTATCATGATTTAACCTTAGAAATGCCTAAAGTAAATGTAGCTCCAGAAGGTTTATTTTACAATTGGTTAAAACTTAAAGGTAAATTAGGCGGACAACATAAAATACCAAGGCTTTCAAATTCTAGAAAACATTTAGAGGAATTATTAGAACTCGAATTGGTAAATTAA
- a CDS encoding polyprenyl synthetase family protein, whose protein sequence is MKPVELIKQPILKEMELFESKFREAMITKVPLLNRITHYIVRRKGKQMRPMFVFLVAKMVSNGRFEERTYRGASIIELIHTATLVHDDVVDDSNRRRGFFSVNALWKNKIAVLVGDFLLSKGLLLSIDNEDFDILKLISVAVREMSEGELLQIEKARKLDITESVYFEIIRQKTATLIAACCGIGAASVGSSEEEVEKMRLFGELIGTAFQIKDDLFDYTEAHIGKPTGIDIKEQKMTLPLIYTLNNCSTKEKKWLINSVKNHNKDKKRVKEVIAFVKENGGIEYTISKMKEYQTKALEILNTYPDSPYKESLLIMMNYVIERKK, encoded by the coding sequence ATGAAACCAGTAGAACTAATAAAACAGCCTATACTTAAAGAAATGGAGCTCTTTGAAAGTAAATTCAGAGAAGCTATGATAACTAAGGTTCCGCTGTTAAATAGAATTACACATTATATAGTTAGAAGAAAAGGAAAACAAATGCGACCGATGTTTGTTTTTTTGGTTGCTAAAATGGTTTCAAACGGTAGATTTGAAGAACGAACTTATAGAGGAGCTTCAATTATAGAATTAATCCATACAGCTACTTTAGTGCATGACGATGTTGTTGATGATAGTAATAGAAGACGTGGATTTTTCTCTGTAAACGCACTTTGGAAAAATAAAATAGCCGTTCTAGTTGGTGATTTTTTATTATCTAAAGGATTATTACTTTCAATAGATAATGAAGATTTTGATATTTTAAAATTAATATCAGTTGCTGTTCGAGAAATGAGTGAAGGAGAGTTACTTCAAATCGAAAAAGCACGTAAATTAGATATTACAGAAAGTGTTTACTTTGAAATTATTCGTCAGAAAACAGCAACTTTAATTGCTGCATGCTGTGGTATTGGAGCAGCTTCTGTTGGCTCTTCAGAAGAGGAGGTAGAAAAAATGCGACTTTTTGGAGAATTAATTGGAACCGCTTTTCAAATTAAGGATGATTTATTTGATTATACCGAAGCCCATATTGGAAAACCTACCGGTATTGATATTAAAGAACAAAAAATGACTTTGCCACTTATTTACACCTTAAATAATTGTTCTACCAAAGAAAAAAAATGGTTAATAAACTCGGTTAAAAACCATAATAAGGATAAAAAAAGAGTAAAAGAAGTTATTGCTTTTGTTAAAGAAAACGGAGGTATTGAATACACAATTTCTAAAATGAAAGAATACCAAACAAAAGCATTAGAAATTTTAAATACCTATCCAGATTCTCCATATAAAGAATCGTTGCTTATTATGATGAATTATGTTATTGAACGAAAAAAATAA
- a CDS encoding pyridoxal phosphate-dependent aminotransferase, whose product MIQKADRLNDVKEYYFSKKLREVAALRNQGKPIINIAIGSPDLAPSTSVITAIQKAVTLPDAHQYQSYQGIPELRNGISDFYKENYNVTLNPATEILPLMGSKEGIMHISMAFLNKGDKVLIPNPGYPTYASVTNLVEAEPILYNLTDSTNWLPNFKELEQQDLNNVKIMWINYPHMPTGAVASKEDFKELIAFAKKHQILIVNDNPYSFILNENPLSILEIEGAKEVAIELNSLSKTFNMAGWRVGMVVGDAEIIKTILQVKSNMDSGMFFGIQKGAVEAFKLSDDWFKSQNEIYKRRRALVWQIFDALGCTYNKNIGGLFVWAKLPKGIKSEDVTDDLLYNKNVFITPGTIFGSNGAGYLRASLCVSEEVLEEVLNRIITINV is encoded by the coding sequence ATGATACAAAAAGCTGATAGATTAAATGATGTAAAAGAATACTACTTCTCAAAAAAATTGAGAGAAGTAGCGGCTTTAAGAAATCAAGGTAAACCAATAATAAATATAGCAATTGGAAGCCCAGATTTAGCGCCGTCAACTAGTGTAATAACAGCAATTCAAAAAGCTGTAACATTGCCAGATGCACATCAATATCAAAGTTATCAAGGAATTCCAGAATTACGAAACGGGATTTCAGATTTTTATAAAGAAAACTACAATGTTACCTTAAATCCAGCTACAGAAATTCTTCCCCTAATGGGTTCTAAAGAAGGAATTATGCATATTTCTATGGCGTTTTTAAATAAAGGCGATAAAGTATTAATACCAAATCCAGGATATCCAACATATGCATCTGTTACAAATTTGGTTGAAGCTGAACCGATTTTATATAATTTAACAGATTCAACTAATTGGTTGCCTAATTTTAAAGAATTAGAACAACAAGATTTAAATAACGTTAAAATTATGTGGATCAATTATCCGCATATGCCAACAGGTGCTGTTGCTTCAAAAGAAGATTTTAAAGAATTGATAGCTTTTGCTAAAAAACATCAAATTTTAATTGTTAACGACAATCCATATAGTTTTATTTTAAATGAAAACCCACTTAGTATTTTAGAAATAGAAGGAGCTAAAGAGGTTGCTATAGAGTTAAATTCTTTAAGTAAAACATTTAATATGGCAGGCTGGAGAGTAGGAATGGTTGTGGGAGATGCCGAAATTATTAAAACAATTTTACAGGTAAAAAGTAATATGGATTCAGGTATGTTTTTTGGTATTCAAAAAGGAGCTGTGGAAGCATTCAAATTATCGGATGATTGGTTTAAATCTCAAAATGAAATTTATAAAAGAAGAAGAGCATTAGTTTGGCAGATATTTGATGCACTAGGTTGTACCTATAATAAAAATATTGGAGGTTTGTTTGTTTGGGCAAAATTACCAAAAGGCATAAAATCTGAAGATGTTACAGACGATTTATTGTATAATAAAAATGTATTTATAACACCAGGAACTATTTTTGGTTCTAATGGAGCTGGTTATTTAAGAGCATCATTATGTGTTTCAGAAGAGGTACTAGAAGAAGTGTTAAATAGAATAATTACTATAAATGTGTAG
- a CDS encoding prephenate dehydratase — MKVAIQGIKGSFHHIVAQQYFGANIDLLECLSFSEMPNLLLDKKADVLIMAIENSIAGAILPNYALIDDFQLNICGEFHLPISHNLMGLKGQKIEDIKEVYSHPMALLQCHNFFKDYPHIKLIEDKDTASVAKRIKDDNLTGVGAIASTLAAEIYDLDIIATDIQTIKENATRFFILNNNKDKSSVSANKASIKFITSNDSGSLAEVLSILAKHNLNMSKIQSMPVINTPWKYAFFADFIFKSYADYFDAIDEIKEKVEIVKILGEYTKGKR, encoded by the coding sequence ATGAAAGTAGCAATTCAAGGTATAAAAGGGTCTTTTCACCACATTGTGGCGCAACAATATTTTGGAGCAAACATAGATTTACTAGAATGTTTATCTTTTTCTGAGATGCCAAACCTTTTATTAGACAAAAAAGCTGATGTCTTAATTATGGCAATAGAAAATTCTATAGCTGGGGCAATATTGCCTAATTACGCATTAATTGATGATTTTCAATTAAATATTTGTGGTGAATTTCATTTACCAATTAGCCATAATTTAATGGGTTTGAAAGGTCAAAAAATTGAAGATATTAAAGAAGTATATTCTCATCCTATGGCACTATTACAGTGTCATAATTTTTTTAAAGACTATCCGCATATCAAGCTTATAGAAGATAAAGATACAGCTTCTGTTGCTAAAAGAATTAAAGATGATAACTTAACAGGTGTAGGCGCAATTGCAAGTACATTGGCTGCAGAAATATATGATTTAGATATTATAGCAACAGATATTCAAACTATTAAAGAAAATGCAACTCGCTTTTTTATTTTAAATAACAATAAAGATAAAAGTAGTGTTTCTGCAAATAAAGCTTCTATAAAATTTATTACAAGTAACGATTCTGGAAGTTTAGCAGAAGTACTTTCAATTTTAGCTAAGCATAATTTAAATATGTCTAAAATTCAATCTATGCCAGTTATAAATACCCCTTGGAAATATGCATTTTTTGCTGATTTTATTTTTAAAAGTTATGCAGATTATTTTGATGCAATAGATGAAATTAAAGAAAAAGTTGAAATAGTAAAAATATTAGGAGAATACACAAAAGGTAAAAGATAA